One Flagellimonas sp. CMM7 genomic region harbors:
- a CDS encoding TonB-dependent receptor: MKNYLITPKTNWLIKACFLCIAMLCFAHVEAATCEQNDMVTANFENIELKKVFEKIAQTNGYNFFYEASEINIDKRVSINVTNTCIDEFLQELFSEMDLNHQIVAKQIVIKPKKDLIKKEKTPNKTIEKQQATISGTVLDDNGVPLLGATIAVKGTNVGTITDFDGKFELSVPEGGTTLTVSYIGFRSKEVEIGSNTTFTINLEPDAAQLDEVIVVGYGTLAKKRVTGSVISINAESIVEVPTLSPEAAIIGQVAGVQVQEVSGEPGAAPNIRVRGAGSISAGNDPLFVIDGIPISRNLTTSTIGGVSRRRAAFQPPPVNPLATLNPNDIESIQVLKDASAAAIYGSRGGNGVLLITTKKGSSTDKGRFSFDSWFRVENVANKIDLMNAQELIDFTTDARNNNYLSSVDGASINDPIGDGDRGDTNFELPESFINWDGTDTDWQDVIFQTGITQSYNFSYASPVQNKTSFFASASYFSQEGILDKSEFDRYNMMLNLNSQLTDKLNLDLRVAPTITENQRVPASAPYFARPPGIVYSAIVHSPTVAPYNTDGTVNQLNNQSYLGGGTTTASNPLAILDAIDDEIFQFQTRASLALSYDILPELTFRTFGGTYINLFNQDFYRGNTLLYRNASEGESYAQATSSTETNWVWENTLNWEKEFGDHFFNAVLGYTAQRDNITIKEVLADNFPDDLVTTISGGQVFAGNSIQEQWTLASALFRMNYSYKDKYLFTGTIRSDKSSRFGSNNQTGYFPSFSAGWRLNEEDIFNSIEAISELKLRFSWGETGNFEIPNYGAIGLLSPDNYNLGGNEINGLVQSTIPNPELTWEKSQQTNIGLELGLFDNRVFLLADYYNTKTSDLLLNVSISGVSGFQTTLQNLGEVENSGFEIALRTKNFVGDFTWDTDFNLSTNKNEVISLNENNEPIFSAGSAGVRHVTRVGDPIGSYFGYVVDGIYQTQAEIDAAPVDTQAPDAAPGDFRFKDVNGDGEITPDDRTVTGSYFPDFTWGINNRFTFKGLDFSFLIQGVEGNEILNLTSRHLKNGEANFNSYAVFNNRWRSASDPGNGSIPRADRQTGNHGNNNRPSSFQVEDGSFIRLRNVTLGYSLPTDKLFGNSINRLRFYVTGTNLFTITDYLGYNPEVSNISNNSLTPGEDYGAYPLTKSITMGVNLTF, from the coding sequence ATGAAAAATTATTTAATAACTCCCAAAACCAACTGGCTGATCAAGGCATGTTTCCTTTGTATAGCCATGCTTTGTTTTGCTCATGTAGAAGCAGCTACATGTGAACAAAATGATATGGTTACTGCAAATTTTGAAAATATTGAATTAAAAAAAGTCTTCGAAAAAATAGCCCAAACCAATGGCTATAATTTCTTCTATGAGGCTTCTGAAATCAATATTGATAAAAGAGTTTCCATAAATGTGACAAACACTTGTATTGATGAATTTTTACAAGAACTGTTTTCTGAGATGGATTTGAATCATCAAATTGTAGCAAAACAGATTGTAATTAAACCTAAAAAGGATTTAATCAAAAAAGAAAAAACTCCAAACAAAACCATTGAAAAGCAACAAGCAACAATATCCGGTACTGTTTTGGATGACAATGGTGTTCCCTTACTGGGTGCCACAATTGCTGTAAAAGGCACTAACGTTGGAACCATTACCGATTTTGATGGAAAATTTGAGCTTTCCGTACCAGAAGGAGGTACCACTTTAACGGTATCCTACATAGGTTTTAGATCAAAAGAAGTTGAAATTGGATCTAATACCACTTTTACAATTAACCTAGAACCAGATGCTGCACAATTGGATGAGGTAATAGTAGTTGGGTATGGTACACTGGCAAAAAAGAGGGTTACGGGATCTGTTATATCTATCAATGCCGAATCTATTGTTGAAGTACCTACATTATCACCTGAGGCCGCTATTATTGGTCAAGTTGCCGGTGTGCAAGTGCAAGAAGTATCAGGAGAACCAGGAGCTGCGCCAAATATTAGAGTTAGGGGTGCAGGTTCTATTTCAGCGGGTAACGACCCATTATTTGTTATAGATGGTATTCCAATATCTAGAAACCTTACAACGTCAACTATAGGAGGTGTATCAAGAAGACGGGCCGCTTTTCAACCACCACCGGTAAACCCATTGGCCACATTAAATCCAAATGATATTGAGTCCATACAAGTTCTTAAGGATGCCTCTGCAGCAGCAATTTATGGCTCGCGTGGTGGAAATGGTGTTCTTTTAATAACAACTAAAAAAGGGTCTTCAACTGACAAAGGAAGATTTTCCTTCGATTCTTGGTTTAGGGTGGAAAATGTAGCAAACAAGATTGATTTAATGAATGCCCAAGAGCTTATTGATTTTACGACGGATGCTAGAAACAACAATTACCTTTCATCAGTTGATGGAGCATCCATTAATGATCCCATTGGTGATGGGGATAGAGGCGATACCAACTTTGAATTACCGGAATCATTCATTAATTGGGACGGTACGGATACCGATTGGCAAGATGTAATTTTTCAAACGGGAATAACGCAGAGTTATAATTTTTCCTATGCCTCTCCCGTTCAGAACAAAACAAGCTTTTTTGCTTCTGCGAGTTATTTCAGTCAAGAAGGGATTTTGGATAAATCCGAATTTGACAGGTATAACATGATGTTGAATTTGAACTCACAATTGACTGATAAACTGAACTTAGATTTAAGGGTTGCTCCAACGATAACCGAGAATCAAAGAGTTCCTGCTTCGGCGCCATATTTTGCACGCCCTCCAGGTATTGTTTATTCTGCAATTGTTCATTCCCCTACCGTAGCTCCTTATAATACAGATGGTACGGTCAACCAGTTGAATAACCAATCATATTTGGGTGGTGGTACTACAACGGCAAGTAATCCGTTGGCCATTTTAGATGCCATTGATGATGAAATATTCCAATTTCAAACTAGAGCTTCATTGGCATTGTCGTATGACATTTTACCCGAGCTTACATTTAGAACCTTTGGAGGAACATATATAAACTTGTTCAATCAAGATTTCTATAGGGGAAATACACTTTTGTACAGAAATGCGAGTGAAGGTGAATCGTATGCCCAAGCAACATCTTCTACCGAGACAAACTGGGTTTGGGAAAACACCTTGAACTGGGAAAAGGAGTTTGGTGATCACTTCTTTAATGCAGTGTTGGGATATACCGCTCAGAGAGATAACATTACTATAAAGGAAGTGTTGGCAGATAATTTCCCAGACGATTTAGTCACAACGATTAGTGGAGGTCAGGTATTTGCGGGTAATTCAATTCAAGAACAATGGACGCTTGCTTCCGCACTGTTCAGAATGAATTACAGCTATAAGGACAAATACTTATTCACAGGTACGATTCGTTCAGATAAGTCTTCGCGTTTTGGTTCTAATAACCAAACAGGTTATTTTCCATCGTTTTCTGCGGGATGGCGTTTAAATGAAGAGGATATTTTTAATTCCATAGAAGCCATTTCTGAACTTAAACTTAGATTTAGCTGGGGAGAAACGGGGAATTTTGAAATACCCAATTATGGTGCAATAGGTTTACTTTCTCCCGACAACTACAATTTAGGAGGAAATGAAATAAATGGTTTGGTACAGTCTACTATTCCCAATCCTGAACTGACATGGGAAAAATCACAACAAACAAACATTGGACTGGAATTGGGCTTGTTTGATAACAGGGTTTTCCTCTTGGCGGATTACTACAATACCAAAACTTCAGATTTATTGTTGAATGTTAGTATTTCAGGAGTATCCGGTTTTCAGACAACTCTTCAGAATCTGGGTGAAGTTGAAAACAGTGGTTTTGAGATTGCTTTGAGAACGAAGAACTTTGTTGGAGATTTTACATGGGATACTGATTTTAACCTTTCCACTAATAAAAATGAAGTAATATCACTAAATGAAAATAACGAGCCTATCTTCTCTGCAGGTAGTGCAGGGGTAAGGCATGTTACAAGAGTAGGAGATCCTATAGGAAGTTATTTTGGTTATGTGGTCGATGGTATTTATCAAACTCAAGCGGAAATTGATGCCGCTCCGGTTGACACACAAGCACCCGATGCTGCGCCTGGAGATTTCAGGTTCAAGGATGTTAATGGAGATGGTGAAATCACGCCAGATGATAGAACGGTTACTGGTAGTTATTTTCCTGATTTTACGTGGGGGATTAACAACAGGTTTACGTTTAAAGGATTGGATTTCAGCTTCCTGATACAAGGAGTAGAGGGGAATGAAATTTTGAACCTTACTTCTAGACACCTGAAAAATGGAGAAGCAAACTTTAATTCATATGCTGTTTTCAATAATAGATGGCGTTCTGCTTCAGACCCAGGAAACGGAAGTATTCCAAGAGCTGATAGACAAACTGGAAACCATGGTAATAACAATAGACCTTCTTCATTTCAAGTAGAGGATGGCTCTTTTATTCGATTGCGAAATGTTACCTTGGGATATTCATTGCCTACAGATAAACTTTTTGGGAATAGCATTAACAGACTAAGGTTTTACGTTACCGGAACCAATTTGTTTACAATTACAGATTACTTAGGGTATAACCCAGAGGTCAGTAATATTTCTAACAATAGTTTAACTCCAGGGGAAGATTATGGAGCTTATCCGTTGACCAAATCCATTACAATGGGTGTGAATCTGACCTTTTAA
- a CDS encoding FecR family protein, whose protein sequence is MNNKVDIIISKFLDDETSEAEKAFLIEWIKTPDNRLYFEDFIKTEIWLKYSFNSSDVEKHLSMLSIVTRSKRKKAHLNILKYATLFIAVLASAAFIYFSKDQSGLQVVDENAISLEINNGSSKYFSLENYSEFTLKDKTVALKTNGLLEYSSDDKQERESDNIEYHTINVPYGKTFKVHFADGSLVHLNSGSKLTYPKNFDGFDLREVSLIGEAYFKVAKADVPFQVNVEGLSTKVLGTEFNVSAYQDEILKEVILVEGSVQVFQNYEAEGISASKLMIPNQRAVGKNADTDLIIENVDVTNHIAWMNGILVFENENLLSIIKKLERRFNIDIKNNYEILDEMRYSGRFKNENIDEILKTMQAHTNFSYAMKGNTLKIDKPN, encoded by the coding sequence ATGAATAACAAAGTAGATATCATCATTTCTAAATTTCTTGATGATGAAACCTCAGAGGCGGAAAAAGCTTTTTTAATTGAATGGATAAAGACTCCTGACAATAGACTCTATTTTGAAGATTTTATAAAGACAGAGATTTGGCTTAAGTATAGTTTTAACTCGTCGGATGTTGAAAAGCATCTTTCCATGTTGTCCATAGTTACGAGGTCAAAAAGAAAAAAGGCGCACTTAAATATATTAAAGTACGCGACTTTGTTTATTGCGGTTTTAGCCTCTGCGGCATTTATATACTTTTCAAAAGACCAATCAGGTCTTCAAGTAGTGGACGAGAATGCCATTTCACTGGAAATTAACAATGGGTCTTCAAAATACTTTTCTCTTGAAAACTATTCTGAATTCACTTTAAAGGATAAAACCGTAGCACTTAAGACAAATGGCCTGCTGGAATATTCATCCGATGACAAACAAGAAAGAGAATCGGACAATATTGAATATCATACAATTAATGTACCCTATGGAAAAACGTTTAAAGTCCATTTTGCAGATGGCTCACTGGTGCATTTAAATTCTGGCTCAAAGTTGACATACCCTAAAAACTTTGACGGATTTGATTTAAGAGAAGTATCGCTTATTGGTGAGGCCTATTTTAAGGTAGCCAAGGCGGATGTTCCCTTTCAAGTGAATGTAGAAGGCCTATCTACCAAGGTGCTGGGGACCGAATTTAATGTTTCCGCTTACCAAGATGAGATTCTTAAAGAAGTAATTCTTGTAGAAGGTTCGGTTCAAGTGTTTCAAAACTATGAAGCAGAAGGTATTTCAGCATCAAAACTTATGATCCCCAACCAAAGAGCGGTTGGAAAAAATGCTGACACCGATTTGATTATTGAAAATGTGGATGTTACAAATCATATTGCTTGGATGAACGGTATTCTGGTATTTGAAAATGAAAACCTGCTAAGCATCATCAAGAAACTGGAAAGAAGATTCAATATTGACATTAAGAACAACTACGAAATACTGGATGAAATGAGGTATAGTGGAAGATTTAAAAATGAAAATATTGACGAAATACTTAAGACTATGCAAGCGCATACCAACTTTTCATACGCAATGAAAGGAAACACTCTTAAAATTGATAAACCAAACTAA
- a CDS encoding RNA polymerase sigma factor, translating into MEKDKYCNKEILLGDLREGVMPAFTHVFNCYFNELNSYISVICGNQVLAQEIVQQTFVKFWDKRKNLIIKDNIKRYLFRMAYNLYKDLQKQNVKELALIQELQYTAIAGIIEKDPEDTERKMFLLNQEIDKLPKKCKTVFLLAKKEGLAYKEIAERLNISVKTVEVHMSKAMLRLKNTLN; encoded by the coding sequence ATGGAAAAAGATAAGTATTGCAACAAAGAAATTCTGTTAGGAGATCTAAGGGAGGGTGTTATGCCGGCTTTTACCCATGTTTTTAACTGTTACTTTAATGAATTGAATAGCTACATTTCTGTAATATGTGGCAATCAAGTACTGGCTCAAGAGATTGTACAGCAAACCTTTGTCAAGTTTTGGGACAAGCGTAAAAACTTGATCATTAAGGATAACATCAAACGATACCTGTTTAGGATGGCATATAACCTTTACAAAGATTTACAAAAGCAGAATGTAAAGGAGCTTGCGCTTATACAAGAATTACAATATACCGCAATAGCTGGTATAATTGAGAAAGACCCAGAAGATACAGAACGGAAAATGTTTCTTTTAAATCAAGAAATTGATAAACTTCCGAAAAAGTGTAAAACCGTTTTTCTATTGGCGAAAAAAGAGGGTTTAGCATATAAGGAAATTGCTGAAAGACTCAATATTTCTGTAAAAACGGTAGAAGTTCATATGTCCAAGGCAATGCTTCGACTGAAGAATACACTTAACTGA
- a CDS encoding nuclear transport factor 2 family protein produces the protein MKASKVIHKFMAAYNEKNLEKFVSFMHPEFKSYLFESQHCLCSGIVDARKVYGKRFSENKDLFVTTLNRIVNDNVVVESQFIEGFDEGKTIHAIAIFELQNNKVKRASFVRRELLVAENISVL, from the coding sequence ATGAAAGCAAGTAAAGTAATACACAAATTCATGGCAGCCTACAATGAAAAAAATCTGGAAAAGTTTGTATCCTTTATGCATCCAGAATTTAAATCATACCTGTTTGAATCACAGCATTGTCTGTGCTCTGGTATTGTAGATGCCAGAAAAGTATATGGAAAAAGGTTTAGTGAAAACAAAGACCTTTTTGTGACTACGTTGAACAGAATTGTTAATGATAATGTCGTTGTTGAATCTCAATTTATTGAAGGCTTTGACGAAGGTAAAACCATACATGCCATTGCAATTTTTGAATTACAAAATAACAAGGTAAAACGAGCATCTTTTGTGAGAAGAGAATTGCTGGTTGCTGAAAATATTTCAGTGTTATAA
- a CDS encoding FAD-binding oxidoreductase: protein MKKYDILVIGGGIYGITAAVELAQRKYSVGLINPDTIPHHMAASTDVTKAVRMEYGSDKEYFKMVETAIGRWHSWNDFFNEKLYHEVGFLMLCKDKIESEKHTFEKHSYQNLLEAGYSPDRLDAKGIKERFPAVNTAEYVDANFNSKAGYADSALTVQKLADYARSLGVVIHEGQTAASFEVNNGRLTAVKTKEGETFQCGHALVAAGAHTPILLPELQPYMKSTGHPVFWLKPKNPTNFIPPSFSVFTADISNSGWYGFPFLQKQGIVKIAKHSNGTPVHPENDDRQITDVEVADMRTFVKMTFPELTEAPLVFTRKCLYIDTLDGHFWIDNHPEIKGLSVSTGGSGHGLKMAPLLGAMAADVVEGKSHMFSERYRWRHLSTDTSQVEEARYVINRKL from the coding sequence AAAATATGATATTCTAGTTATTGGAGGAGGGATTTATGGTATTACCGCAGCGGTAGAGCTAGCTCAGAGAAAATACAGTGTTGGCCTGATCAATCCTGATACCATTCCCCACCATATGGCGGCATCAACGGATGTTACAAAAGCGGTCAGAATGGAGTATGGCTCAGACAAAGAATATTTTAAAATGGTAGAAACGGCCATAGGAAGGTGGCATTCTTGGAACGATTTTTTTAATGAAAAGCTCTATCATGAGGTCGGCTTCTTAATGCTTTGCAAAGATAAAATTGAAAGTGAAAAGCACACTTTTGAAAAACATAGTTATCAAAACTTATTAGAGGCCGGTTATTCACCCGATCGATTAGATGCAAAAGGGATAAAGGAGCGTTTTCCAGCTGTGAATACGGCTGAGTACGTAGATGCAAACTTCAATAGCAAAGCTGGTTATGCCGATTCAGCATTAACTGTTCAAAAATTAGCAGACTATGCCCGATCATTAGGTGTTGTAATACATGAAGGGCAAACTGCTGCTAGTTTTGAAGTAAACAATGGTAGGCTAACCGCTGTAAAAACAAAAGAAGGGGAAACCTTCCAATGTGGTCATGCACTAGTTGCTGCAGGAGCACATACTCCAATTTTATTGCCAGAATTACAACCCTATATGAAATCCACAGGGCATCCGGTATTTTGGCTTAAACCTAAAAATCCGACCAATTTTATACCTCCAAGTTTCTCAGTATTCACAGCGGACATTTCAAATTCTGGCTGGTATGGCTTTCCATTTTTGCAGAAACAGGGCATTGTGAAGATTGCCAAACATTCCAACGGTACTCCAGTTCATCCAGAAAATGACGATAGACAAATCACGGATGTCGAAGTTGCAGACATGCGGACTTTTGTTAAAATGACATTTCCAGAACTGACAGAGGCTCCATTGGTATTTACAAGGAAATGCCTCTATATAGACACTTTAGATGGGCATTTTTGGATCGATAACCACCCCGAAATAAAGGGATTGTCTGTAAGTACAGGCGGAAGCGGTCATGGACTTAAAATGGCACCCCTTTTAGGAGCGATGGCCGCGGACGTAGTTGAAGGAAAGTCCCATATGTTTTCAGAACGATATAGATGGAGGCACTTATCCACAGATACATCGCAGGTGGAAGAAGCTAGGTATGTTATTAACAGGAAACTTTAG